The Primulina tabacum isolate GXHZ01 chromosome 10, ASM2559414v2, whole genome shotgun sequence region TAGCGGAGCTTTTGGCAGTTAGGAAAGGCTTGGTGTTGGCATCTCAACAACATCAATGGTACAAGGTCATCATCGAGACCGACGTGAATAATGTCGCTATATCCATAGCTGGTTCACTACATTTTGCTGAAGACGAAGCTATCGTATCTTTTATCCATCAACTCGGTTCAACACTTTCGAGCTTCCAAGTTCAACAATACCGACGCACAGCTAATGGGGTAACTCATATCTTGGCTTCGAATGGCTCAGTTAAGGGTGAAAACATCTTGTATAAAGATTTATGTCCTCTGCTTATTAGCAAATCTGTATTTGGATTTAGTTCAAGTTTAATGAAAGTGGTtgattcttaaaaaaaaattaaaggaaGCAACATTTAATACAACAAAATATCTGAACTTGGACATTTTTGTAAATACCAGCATTATTTGCTAGACTTTGCAATTTAGATTAAGCTACATCACTTATTTGTAATCAAGTATTTCAAATATGTTATTCTATAATTAATTTGGCTTCATATAATGCCAGAACAGATATAAGCAATaattatggaaaaaaaaaacttttgcaTTATCATGAAATCCGTTCACAATAGTGCCAAATACATATATTGTGCTTGTTCTCAGCCAAATCATAAGTAGGTATGGAAGAAACAGCTAtatcacaaaaataaaatttggttTAGCCAGCAAGTTTAAATTCTTCAGTTATGCGCATTTGCTCCCACAACATCCTTTGGAGATATGAAGCTCAAATCGTGCACAATAACCTCGGATGTCGAAGGTCCCATCGGCCTTAGTTTCTTGAACGTTCTTTTAGTAGGGCTGAAAGAAACAAGAGATTTTTTCCTAGATATAAACCATAGATCCCCATTGTTCAGGAATTTGATTGGTCGTTGCAGTTGAAGATCCTCAAACGACATCTGATCATAAAACTTCATGTCAATGCTGAATTTTCTGGTCCATGATTCTTTAACTCCATATTCTCTCATTAACCAGGCCTCAAAGACAGTATCCTTGTAAATGTAGCAGATGCAGAGGCAATTTTTTAGGACACCGATATTGATGCTGGAGATTCTGTCCATATACTGTAGACTGAAGTGAGCTGGAGCTGGGACAAACTTGAACGTTTCTTCTGCCAAGTCAAATGAGCTTATAAGCTCACAAGGTTTGTGACTGTTGGTTATCCAATGAAGTGCACCATTTAGAAGAGGCTCAAACGACTTGTGTTTGGGCCAAGGGGCATTTTCAATCCTTTTCCATGAATCCGATCCAAGTGTGTACACATCAGCTAACAAACTTTGCGATTCTTCAGAGGTCATGGGGTCAATGGATGGAAGACACATGAGACTGATAACCTTGTACTGTTTGGTCTTCGGACAATATCCAAATCCAGAATGGTTTGTGCAAGTAGAAAATGGAGCCGAGATGGCCAGGCAAGGAAGCTCTATCTGTTCGCAGCGAATAGGGTTGCAGATAGCATAGAAAGGCTTTGGTGATGAATCAAAATACAAACATAGCAGTCCATTACATGATCCAACAAGAACATGTTTTCTGGTATGAAAAGTAAACACCGAAATATTCCAAGCATATAGCCCATGATGACagcaataatatttattttcatcatcACATGAGCAAAATAGTAAAGGTGGTTCCTCATGATTAAAGGTAAAAAGGTGGCGAGTGCCCAACTGACCAACAGTTTGTTGAAAAATTAGATTGGTTGTTAAGATAGATGATCTTGCGCGATGAAATTCGATAAAACTAGGATCCCTGACTAGTCGTAAAAACAACTTGCAAACAAAACTACAGCAAAATATACTCTTCAGCGGAAGCCTTGAAAAAATATCACATAATATATGGTCCGGTAACTCAAGTACTAAGGGTTCACTTAATCTAGTTATCAACGCTGCAGTACCATCACATTGTTGCTCTTCAGTAGAGTTGTTTCCTCCTTCACTAGTCACCAAATAGTTACCACGTCTCTTGCTTCTGTATAACTCCATTGGACGAACTAATGCCAGAAGAGTAGTTTTATCAGCAGCCATACATATCCTGTTCTTCAATCAAAGGAGCAAAGAATATTAAATTCATTTCACGATGAAATTAGATAGTTTTACATAAGATATATGCGGTGCTATGTAGGCCCTGTTCCCCAACTATGAAAAATACCATGAATATTTTCTATGGCTGTGCAAAGGTGATCTTCcaagaaaaaatatacaaaacacaaaagAGAAGGTTGTTTAATTTGAAAAGAACTCTCTTTCCTGCGTAACTGAAATCCAGAGCAAAGTCCCACTATTTTCTCAACAATCCAAGAACACCACAACTCTATAAATTTCCAAAAAGCATCAAAATTCGTGCATCAAAATTCAAAGAGTATCCCAAGAATGTGTTAATAATCAAAATCCCATCTGAAATCCAGCTTGATGGTCAATTCTGATCATATCATAGAACTTTAATTCCACTCAGAATCGCAGAAAAACATTATCAAAACTGATCTTATTGAATGAGTCCACCACAAATGTAatcaaataaattgaaaaatcgCAACTTCAAGCTCGAATCCTGCGAATCCGCCCGTGTAATTGACACAGAAAGCATCAAATACGAAAAATTACAGATTAAGAGTATATGAGAAAGAGCGGCGTACCGTAAACTTACGGATCAAGAGAGAGCCCACCCTGCACAGTGTGCTACTTACAATATCAACTGCATATTATTTTTAGACGTATTTTAGCTTCTTCTTtttaagttaactaattaaattaACTTTGTAAGTATATTAAATTCCAAATATGTTAATTATCATTTTTACTCTCTTTATATTATTTCGCATGAACATGAAGATTAGCGGTTAGTTTGATAACTTTGAACGAAATTagatgaaaatgataaaatcaattGTTTTTAAATAGTTACACGGATAATTTTGATAGtgataaagattttttttttttatggcgATAGAACCCGCGGCTGTTACATTTCGATATGTACATTATAAACCCTCATGTTAACATAGTAACACGCAAATCACGATAGTCAGGTAAATCACAATACACAAATTATGTGTGACAGTCATGTCCGATAAAGTGTTGGCATATGTAATTAAATTTCTGATTATTGATCAAGCGTTCACATGCATTACCAAATCAAACACCCCCTCAGAGACGGACTCGGATCACCTACGGTGGTGGTAAGCACATCAAATGATGTTGTGTTTAcatggattttttttatatattttttcaattcttctcttcttttttttttcctatttgtTTTCGtctttttttctcttttgtttTCCCTTCATTTTCCTCCATTTTTTTTCCAATTCCACATACATTATTCAAAcagttttatataaaataatataaatattttaatttttttatgttaaattaataattttgcaattaaaaattactatattaaaattttacatGTGAAAAACCGTATCATTTTTTTCGAATTTGATgagtattattaatttttttttcaataaacaaaatttttaataatataaaattattaacatGTTAATGCTTAAATTACAGTTTAGAATATTTCCATTATGCAATGTCAAAAACTAAAATTCAATACCACATTTccatcaaaaataaataattcataTGTTTCGATATTTCATTTCAACTAACAATGTTAATCGACTATTCTTTAAATAAAAAACTACTCAAGAGCATTATT contains the following coding sequences:
- the LOC142505661 gene encoding F-box protein At3g07870-like, which codes for MAADKTTLLALVRPMELYRSKRRGNYLVTSEGGNNSTEEQQCDGTAALITRLSEPLVLELPDHILCDIFSRLPLKSIFCCSFVCKLFLRLVRDPSFIEFHRARSSILTTNLIFQQTVGQLGTRHLFTFNHEEPPLLFCSCDDENKYYCCHHGLYAWNISVFTFHTRKHVLVGSCNGLLCLYFDSSPKPFYAICNPIRCEQIELPCLAISAPFSTCTNHSGFGYCPKTKQYKVISLMCLPSIDPMTSEESQSLLADVYTLGSDSWKRIENAPWPKHKSFEPLLNGALHWITNSHKPCELISSFDLAEETFKFVPAPAHFSLQYMDRISSINIGVLKNCLCICYIYKDTVFEAWLMREYGVKESWTRKFSIDMKFYDQMSFEDLQLQRPIKFLNNGDLWFISRKKSLVSFSPTKRTFKKLRPMGPSTSEVIVHDLSFISPKDVVGANAHN